A segment of the Acidobacteriota bacterium genome:
TGGTTCTGGTTGCCGCGAACTGGCTGCCCGCGCAAAGCCGCGGCACCGCTGAGGCCACGATCGCCGGCAAATCCATCAAGATCGAATACGGGCGTCCCAACCTTCAGGGGCGCCAGAATCCGCAGAGTGAACTGGCGGTCGGAGACGTGTGGCGCCTGGGCATGAACCAGGCCACCGAACTGCACAGCCAAGCCGACCTCAGCTTCGGAGACGTGCAAGTGCCGGCCGGCACCTACTCTCTCTTCGCCAAGAAGGTGGAAGCCGACAAATGGCACCTGGTCATCAACAAGCAGACCGGTCAATGGGGAACTCAGCACGATCCCTCCCAGGATCTGGCCGAGGTGCCCCTTACACTCAAGAGCATCGGCAGCAGGGTTGAGAAATTCACCATCGAAGTGGAGAAGAGGGGTGACCAATCGGGCTCTCTGTCTTTCTCTTGGGGCACCTCTACGCTGCAAACGGATTTCACCGTGCAGTAACGTGCAAACCGCTTTTCCAGGCCGCTTCTCGGAGCCAATCGCGGACTCTGAGGGCGGCCTTTGCTTTTTTAACGCAAAAAATCTCTCCTGAACCTCGCTCAACCCCCACCCTGACGCGTTAGTAAAGGGTGGAGGACAACGATGAACGAGCGAGGATTTCAACTCATCGAATTGCTCCTGGTGGTGGCCATTCTGGCCGTGGCTGGGGCGATCGGCGCGGGGGTCTACAGCCGCTTGACCGATCACTACCGGCTGCAGCAGGGAGGCTTCCAGGTGGCAGGACTGCTGCGCTCGGCCCGCACGCTGGCCTTGGCGGGAGCGGCGCCGTTGGAAGTAGTGCCGGGTCCTGATGGGCGCGGACTGGGCCTGCGTATCGGCCAGGCTCCCCCCCTGCGCTGGATTTTCCTGCCCCAGCAGGTCCGCCTGGTGTCCGCGCCGCGCCGTCCGCTGCGTTTCTTCTCGCGGGGACAAGCCGCCCCCGCCGGACGCTTCCGGCTGCAAGGGCGATTCGGCTCCCTGGACGTGATCGTGGCTCCCTGGGGGCGGGTGCGCCAAGCCCATGTTGATGAAGAAAAGGAGGCAAAA
Coding sequences within it:
- a CDS encoding DUF2911 domain-containing protein, whose amino-acid sequence is MKMSRSLIAVLMVLVAANWLPAQSRGTAEATIAGKSIKIEYGRPNLQGRQNPQSELAVGDVWRLGMNQATELHSQADLSFGDVQVPAGTYSLFAKKVEADKWHLVINKQTGQWGTQHDPSQDLAEVPLTLKSIGSRVEKFTIEVEKRGDQSGSLSFSWGTSTLQTDFTVQ
- a CDS encoding prepilin-type N-terminal cleavage/methylation domain-containing protein — translated: MNERGFQLIELLLVVAILAVAGAIGAGVYSRLTDHYRLQQGGFQVAGLLRSARTLALAGAAPLEVVPGPDGRGLGLRIGQAPPLRWIFLPQQVRLVSAPRRPLRFFSRGQAAPAGRFRLQGRFGSLDVIVAPWGRVRQAHVDEEKEAK